The region GAAGGTAATTCCAGAACTTGGTGCGCGCACCGGGCGCGCGCTGAAGGAAGGTGGTCGCGATGGGCCTGCCGCCCAGCCGCTCGCGGTCCCGCGCGGAAAGGAAGTCGATGGTGGCGAAGAGCTCGGCCTGCGGATAGCACTGCAGCATCAGCCGCAGGCAGTCTTCCGAGCCGCCCCACTCCGTCAGCCACTCGTGCACGCACGCGACGCGCGCGGGCGCGGCCTCACTCACGCTCGACACGCCTCATGTCCGCGTCCACCATCATCGCGATCAACTCCTCGAGGGTGGTGGTGGCGCTCCAACCGAGCTTTTCTTTCGCCTTCGCCGGATTGCCCAATAGCACCTCGACTTCGGCCGGCCTGAACAGCTGCGGGTCGATCACGACATGGTCCTCGTAGTTCAGGCCGAGCCGCTCGAATGCGATGTGGCACATGTCGCGCACGGTGACCGTGCGGCCGGTCGCGACGACGAAGTCATCGCCTGCCTCCTGCTGCAGCATCAGCCACATGGCCTGCACGAAGTCGCCCGCGAAACCCCAGTCGCGCTTCGCATCGATGTTGCCCAGCTTGAGCTGCTTCTGCTTGCCCTGCTTGATGCGTGCGGCGGCGTCCGTCACCTTGCGGGTGACGAACTCGATCCCGCGCAGCGGCGATTCGTGGTTGAAGAGGATGCCGCTCGACGCATGCAGCCCGAAGCTCTCGCGGTGGTTGATCGTCATCCAGTGCGCGTACAGCTTGGCGCAGCCGTAGGGGCTGCGCGGGTAAAACGGCGTGGTCTCGCTCTGGACCGGCTCGCGGATCTGCCCGAACATCTCGCTCGTGCTCGCCTGGTAGAAGCGGGCTTGCGGGTTGGCGATGCGCATGGCTTCCAGCAGCGTCACCGCACCGAGGCCCGTGACCGCGCCGGTCAGGAGGGGCTGCGACCAGGACGTTCCCACGAAACTCTGGGCGGCGAGGTTGTAGATTTCGTGGGCCTTCGACTTCTCGACGATGCGGATCATGGACGACAGGTCGGTGATGTCGCCGTCGTGCAGGATCACGTCGTCGACCACGCCGGTATGGCGCAGGCGCCACAGCGTATCCGTGGAACGGCGCGCGAGCACGCCGTGCACCTCGTAGCCTTTGTCCACCAGCAGCCGTGACAGGTAGGCCCCGTCCTGGCCGGTGATGCCGGTGATGAGGGCGGATCGCGTCATGCTTGTTCCTTCTCGTCCCAATAGTTGAGGGTGTCGGCCAGCGTCTGCCCGAAGGGAATTTCCGGCCGCCATCCCGTGTCCGCCTGGAGCTTGGCGAAGCTTCCCAGCATGCGGCGCTGTTCGATCTTGCGTAGGCGGTGCG is a window of Caenimonas aquaedulcis DNA encoding:
- a CDS encoding GDP-mannose 4,6-dehydratase codes for the protein MTRSALITGITGQDGAYLSRLLVDKGYEVHGVLARRSTDTLWRLRHTGVVDDVILHDGDITDLSSMIRIVEKSKAHEIYNLAAQSFVGTSWSQPLLTGAVTGLGAVTLLEAMRIANPQARFYQASTSEMFGQIREPVQSETTPFYPRSPYGCAKLYAHWMTINHRESFGLHASSGILFNHESPLRGIEFVTRKVTDAAARIKQGKQKQLKLGNIDAKRDWGFAGDFVQAMWLMLQQEAGDDFVVATGRTVTVRDMCHIAFERLGLNYEDHVVIDPQLFRPAEVEVLLGNPAKAKEKLGWSATTTLEELIAMMVDADMRRVERE